From one Lotus japonicus ecotype B-129 chromosome 3, LjGifu_v1.2 genomic stretch:
- the LOC130743244 gene encoding putative disease resistance protein At3g14460, with protein MAAILVGGAFLGAFLNVVFDKLASPEVVNFIRGKKLGPLLDRMKTTLTVVKAVLNDAEKKQISDSDVKDWLDELKHVVYMADDLMDHVCTKAAAAAAAATLKKVTPNLFSRLFNSQHQKMASRYRPFNTQDRRKIATRLEEIVDKLEHILKLKESLDLKEIAMDNSSSRVPSTSVPDRNIYGRDEDKEAIIKLLLDDNNEGEDVSVISIVGMGGVGKTTLAQMIYSDDSLKQNFDLKGWVCVSEAFDIMGVTKTLTEALTQQACQINDLNSLQEKLVEKLKEKKFLIILDDVWIEDYDSWNLLRKPLRYGMRGSKILVTTRSEKVASVVQTVQTYNLSQLSNECCWLVFANHACLSPGSGENTTDLEKIGLEIVKKCKGLPLAAQSLGGLLGRKRDIKDWNNVLNCDIWELSESKIIPSLRISYHYLPPYLKRCFVYCSLYPKDYEFMKSDVIQLWMAEDLLPPPKKGKTLEEVGDVFFDYLVSSSFFQRSSTPGKGKEEYFGMHDLMHDLATFLGGEFYFRSDDLGDENTIGSKTRHLSFDNFSSPNSENFGVLGNAKFLRTFFRINDKKSVSENDEVLCTEVLSFEYLRVLSFRSFGNLFALPDSIGGMIHLRYLDLSGAEIESLPESLCNLYNLQTLKLEDCGALTMLPCGMQKLVNLHYLGISRTCIKEMPKEMSKLKQLRHLPYFIVGKHEKIKINELGGLSNLGGQFTIYQLENVENGSEALEARMMDKKHIQHLVLDWPSDKGCIDSQTEVDILCKLEPHQDLESLEVKGYGGTRYPDWIGMSCYHNMTRIRLSGCNNCITLPSLGHLPSLKDLAISDFNTLETIDASFFNKNNDDSLLTPFPSLESLEFIRMPCWEVWSCFEPHAFPQLKRLRVQHCPKLRGDLPSHLPALEELDIQKCEQLTCSLPMAPSMRLLVINDVNKVVLQDFPLLKHLTLKDCSSMMSFLGDCLPASLMTLEIERCRELEFPQQQQQTLELLEILQIQSSCDSLMSLPLEAFPNLKKLYISDCVNLESISVSHSRDFTLQNLRDLHISKCPNLVSLAREGLAAPRMTGFRVSGCDKVESLPPRMNTLLPNLVLLSIAYCPRIKSFPEEGLPPSLTTIVIRNSTKLLSCLAWPSMDKLTYLQIYGPCDGIKSIPKEGLLPSSLKSLLLYDFSSLETLDCKGLLHLTSLKQLTIEKCPKLENMAEAKLPTSLTELDISECPLLGEQCRVKHPQIWPKISHIHRIQVDSKVIS; from the coding sequence ATGGCAGCAATATTGGTGGGAGGAGCTTTCCTCGGTGCATTCCTTAATGTTGTTTTCGACAAGCTTGCTTCACCTGAGGTTGTCAACTTCATCCGAGGCAAGAAGCTTGGCCCTTTACTTGACAGGATGAAGACAACTCTCACAGTGGTCAAAGCTGTGCTCAATGATGCTGAGAAGAAACAGATCAGTGACTCTGATGTCAAAGACTGGCTCGATGAACTCAAACATGTTGTCTACATGGCTGATGACTTGATGGATCATGTTTGTACCaaagctgctgctgctgctgcagcTGCAACTCTAAAAAAGGTAACTCCTAACTTGTTCTCTCGCCTTTTCAATtcacaacatcagaagatggcTTCAAGATATCGCCCTTTCAATACACAAGATCGGAGGAAGATAGCTACTAGGTTGGAAGAAATAGTTGACAAGCTAGAGCATATCTTAAAACTAAAAGAGAGTCTTGATCTCAAAGAGATTGCAATGGATAATTCCTCATCCAGAGTTCCCTCAACATCTGTGCCAGATAGAAATATATATGGGAGGGATGAAGACAAGGAGGCTATAATCAAGTTATTGTTAGATGATAATAATGAAGGTGAAGATGTATCTGTGATCTCTATTGTGGGCATGGGTGGTGTCGGAAAGACCACTCTAGCCCAAATGATATACAGTGATGACAGTTTGAAGcaaaattttgatttaaaaggaTGGGTTTGTGTTTCTGAAGCATTTGATATCATGGGAGTTACAAAAACTTTAACAGAGGCACTTACTCAACAAGCTTGTCAAATCAATGATCTAAACTCACTTCAAGAAAAATTGGTTGAAAAgctgaaggaaaaaaaattcttaattatTTTGGATGATGTTTGGATCGAAGATTATGATAGTTGGAATCTTCTTAGAAAACCTTTGCGATATGGGATGAGGGGAAGTAAAATTCTTGTAACAACCCGTAGTGAAAAGGTTGCATCTGTAGTCCAAACTGTTCAAACTTACAATTTAAGCCAACTATCAAATGAATGTTGTTGGTTAGTATTTGCAAACCATGCTTGTCTTTCCCCAGGATCAGGTGAGAATACAACAGATCTAGAGAAAATTGGCTTGGAGATTGTTAAGAAGTGTAAGGGATTGCCTTTAGCTGCACAATCACTTGGAGGTTTATTGGGAAGAAAGCGTGATATTAAGGATTGGAATAATGTGCTGAATTGTGACATTTGGGAATTATCTGAAAGTAAGATTATTCCATCATTGAGAATTAGCTATCATTATCTCCCTCCTTACTTGAAACGCTGCTTTGTTTACTGTTCATTATACCCAAAAGATTATGAATTTATGAAAAGTGATGTGATCCAGTTGTGGATGGCTGAAGATCTTTTACCACCACCGAAAAAGGGCAAGACTCTAGAAGAAGTTGGTGATGTTTTTTTTGATTATTTAGTTTCAAGCTCATTTTTTCAACGCTCAAGTACTCCGGGGAAGGGGAAGGAGGAGTATTTTGGGATGCATGATCTCATGCATGATTTGGCAACATTTCTTGGCGGGGAATTCTACTTTAGATCAGATGATCTTGGGGATGAAAATACTATTGGTAGCAAAACTCGTCATTTGTCATTCGACAATTTCAGTAGTCCCAACTCAGAAAACTTTGGGGTCTTAGGTAATGCTAAATTCCTAAGAACATTTTTTAGGATTAACGATAAAAAATCTGTATCCGAGAATGACGAGGTACTATGTACTGAGGTGTTGAGTTTTGAGTACTTGAGAGTTTTATCATTTCGTTCCTTTGGAAATCTCTTTGCATTGCCTGATTCTATAGGTGGAATGATCCATTTGCGTTATTTGGATCTCTCCGGGGCAGAAATAGAGTCATTACCAGAGTCATTGTGTAATTTGTATAATCTGCAAACGTTGAAGCTAGAGGATTGTGGTGCGCTTACTATGCTACCTTGTGGCATGCAAAAACTTGTAAACTTGCACTATCTTGGTATTTCTAGAACATGTATAAAGGAGATGCCCAAAGAAATGAGCAAATTAAAGCAGTTGCGACATTTGCCTTACTTCATTGTGGGCAAGCATGAAAAGATCAAGATCAATGAGCTGGGAGGGCTTTCAAATCTTGGTGGGCAGTTTACAATTTACCAATTGGAGAATGTTGAGAATGGTAGTGAAGCGTTGGAGGCAAGGATGATGGATAAGAAGCACATTCAGCATTTAGTACTGGACTGGCCTTCCGATAAGGGTTGTATCGATTCCCAAACCGAAGTTGATATACTTTGCAAGTTAGAGCCTCACCAAGACCTTGAGTCCCTGGAGGTAAAAGGCTACGGAGGTACCAGATACCCTGATTGGATTGGAATGTCTTGCTACCACAATATGACTAGGATAAGGTTGTCTGGTTGCAATAATTGTATTACTCTCCCTTCACTTGGACACCTCCCATCTCTCAAGGACCTGGCAATTTCAGATTTTAATACGTTGGAGACTATTGATGCCAGTTTTTTCAACAAGAATAATGATGACTCTTTGTTGACACCTTTTCCCTCACTTGAATCTCTTGAATTTATAAGGATGCCTTGTTGGGAGGTGTGGAGTTGTTTTGAGCCACATGCTTTTCCTCAGCTTAAGCGTCTAAGAGTACAACATTGTCCAAAATTGAGGGGAGATTTGCCGAGTCACCTCCCTGCTCTAGAAGAACTTGATATTCAAAAGTGCGAGCAACTTACTTGTTCTCTCCCAATGGCTCCCTCCATGCGCCTACTAGTTATAAATGATGTCAATAAAGTAGTATTGCAAGATTTTCCTCTCCTAAAACATTTGACATTGAAAGATTGCTCGTCTATGATGTCATTTCTGGGGGATTGCTTACCTGCATCACTGATGACTCTGGAAATTGAGAGATGTAGAGAACTAGAATTCCCTCAGCAGCAGCAACAGACACTCGAGTTACTAGAGATACTGCAAATACAGAGCAGCTGTGATTCGCTCATGTCTCTCCCACTGGAGGCTTTTCCAAATCTCAAAAAACTATACATCTCAGACTGTGTAAATCTGGAATCTATTTCAGTGTCACACTCACGGGATTTTACTCTTCAAAATCTGAGAGATCTTCATATCTCCAAATGCCCCAATTTAGTATCATTGGCAAGAGAAGGATTGGCTGCGCCCAGAATGACTGGCTTCAGGGTTTCCGGGTGCGACAAGGTAGAGTCATTGCCTCCTCGGATGAATACTCTTCTCCCAAACTTGGTACTTCTTTCGATAGCTTACTGTCCAAGAATTAAGTCGTTTCCTGAAGAAGGTTTGCCGCCTAGCTTGACAACAATTGTGATCAGGAATAGCACGAAACTGCTGAGCTGCCTAGCATGGCCATCCATGGACAAGCTTACCTACCTCCAGATATACGGTCCATGTGATGGGATAAAGTCCATCCCAAAAGAGGGGTTGCTGCCTTCCTCCCTGAAGTCACTATTACTATATGATTTCTCAAGTCTGGAGACGTTGGATTGCAAAGGGCTTCTCCACCTCACCTCCCTCAAACAGTTAACAATTGAGAAATGTCCAAAGCTGGAGAACATGGCGGAAGCAAAGCTTCCTACATCTCTAACTGAACTTGACATCTCTGAATGCCCTTTGCTGGGAGAACAGTGCCGCGTGAAGCACCCTCAAATTTGGCCCAAAATTTCCCACATCCACCGCATTCAGGTTGATTCCAAAGTAATTTCATGA